One window from the genome of Strix uralensis isolate ZFMK-TIS-50842 chromosome 22, bStrUra1, whole genome shotgun sequence encodes:
- the RETREG3 gene encoding reticulophagy regulator 3 — MAAAARPGERQRRVQALSAALRGRLGPYEPLLSAAQAALVWERPGRSALWWAAAHGLFWFFALTSLRLLFLVAFTLIIVVCLDQWKNRIWPEIGVARPDELDNESWGYVHPRLLGVPELCHHLAEGWVAGTNFLSNLFIFKRQNPGKFCLLVCGVFTFLAVLGRYIPGLVLSYLLLLFILLWPLAVYHRLGQRMYMKLEPALQRLDFSVRGYMISKQREKQLRHRSVSQEAVDDGSDSEEELAAFCPKLDDSVVAKELTISDSEHSDAEVSYTENGMFNLSRGQTPLTEGSEDLDGHSDPEESFARDLPDFPSINPEATGIDDEDDTSIGIPSLAYRPQLTEDLHLPYEQEESGGLPSVQNLTHNIAGFVTRGMIQLALSGAPQPGSSRSDNPQRGAKTYLRTASSDLDTDAEGDDFELLDQSELNQLDPAGSRGQ; from the exons atggcggcggcggcgcggcccggcgaGCGGCAGCGGCGGGTGCAGGCGCTGAGCGCTGCGCTGCGGGGCCGCCTGGGGCCCTACGAGCCGCTGCTGAGCGCTGCGCAGGCCGCGCTGGTGTGGGAGCGGCCGGGCCGCAGCGCGCTGTGGTGGGCAGCGGCGCACGGCCTCTTCTG GTTTTTTGCTCTGACTTCTCTCCGCTTGCTGTTCCTGGTTGCATTTACCCTTATAATAGTAGTTTGTCTAGATCAGTGGAAGAACAGAATCTGGCCTGAAATTGGAG TGGCGAGACCTGACGAATTAGACAATGAGAG CTGGGGATACGTTCACCCTCGGCTGCTCGGAGTGCCAGAACTCTGTCACCATTTGGCTGAAGGATGGGTGGCTGGGACCAACTTCTTAAGTAATCTCTTCATTTTCAAGAGGCAAAACCCCGGAAAG TTCTGCCTTCTAGTGTGTGGAGTCTTTACTTTCCTGGCTGTCCTGGGCCGGTACATCCCTGGACTCGTGCTCTCGTACTTGCTGT TGCTCTTCATCCTGCTGTGGCCCCTTGCTGTGTACCACAGACTGGGGCAGCGCATGTACATGAAGCTGGAGCCAGCTCTGCAGCGGCTGGATTTCAGTGTTCGAGGCTACATGATATCAAAGCAGCGGGAGAAGCAAT TGCGTCACCGATCCGTCAGTCAGGAGGCTGTGGATGATGGGAGTGACAGTGAAGAGGAGCTCGCTGCGTTCTGTCCCAAG CTGGATGACTCCGTGGTTGCCAAGGAACTAACCATCTCTGACTCGGAGCATTCGGATGCGGAGGTCTCCTACACGGAAAACGGGATGTTTAACCTTTCGAGGGGCCAGACTCCCCTGACAGAGGGGTCAGAAG ACCTGGACGGTCACAGCGACCCAGAAGAATCTTTTGCCCGGGATCTCCCCGACTTCCCTTCCATAAACCCAGAAGCAACTGGCATAGATGACGAAGATGACACCAGCATTGGGATCCCCAGCCTGGCTTACCGCCCACAGCTGACAGAAGACCTGCATCTCCCTTACGAGCAGGAGGAATCGGGTGGGCTGCCATCTGTACAGAACCTCACCCACAACATAGCCGGCTTCGTCACCAGAGGCATGATACAGCTTGCGCTGTCAGGAGCCCCTCAGCCAGGCTCCTCACGCAGCGACAATCCCCAGAGAGGCGCAAAGACTTACCTCAGAACGGCCAGCTCGGACTTGGACACGGATGCGGAAGGGGATGACTTTGAACTGCTGGATCAGTCCGAGCTGAACCAGCTGGATCCTGCCGGCTCGCGGGGCCAGTAA
- the MLX gene encoding max-like protein X, which translates to MAEPPGAAAEDSWGKVDAAYSDNGLDSALFVENARKGSVVSRANSIGSTSASSVPNTDDEDSDYHQESYKESYKDRRRRAHTQAEQKRRDAIKKGYDDLQAIVPTCEQQDFCIGSQKLSKAIVLQKTIDYIQFLHKEKKKQEEEVSTLRKDVMALKIMKVNYEQIVKAHQDNPNEGKDRVSDEMKFNVFQGIMDSLFQSFNASISVTSFQELSACVFSWIEEHCKPQTLRDIVVGVLHQLKSQLY; encoded by the exons ATGGCGGAgccgcccggcgccgcggccgAGGACTCGTGGGGGAAG GTGGACGCCGCCTACAGCGACAATGGCCTGGACTCGG CGCTTTTCGTGGAGAACGCGCGGAAAGGCAGCGTCGTGTCGCGAGCCAACAGCATCGGCTCCACCAGCGCCTCTTCCGTCCCCAACACAG ATGACGAGGACAGCGATTACCACCAGGAGTCCTACAAGGAGTCGTACAAGGACCGGCGCAGGCGGGCGCACACCCAGGCGGAGCAGAAGAGACGAGACGCCATCAAG AAAGGCTACGATGACTTGCAGGCCATCGTTCCTACCTGTGAGCAGCAGGATTTCTGCATAGGCTCCCAGAAGCTGAGCAAGGCCATCGTCCTCCAGAAAA CCATCGACTACATCCAGTTCCTgcacaaggaaaagaagaagcaagaggaggaagTTTCTACCCTCAGGAAAGACGTGATGGCCTTGAAGATCATGAAAGT GAACTACGAGCAGATTGTGAAGGCTCATCAGGACAACCCGAACGAGGGGAAGGACCGGGTCTCTGACGAGATGAAGTTCAATGTTTTCCAAGGCATTATGGATTCCCTGTTCCAGTCCTTTAACGCCTCCATCTCGGTAACGAGTTTCCAGGAGCTCTCGGCGTGCGTCTTCAGCTGGATTGAGGAGCACTGCAAGCCCCAG ACGCTGCGGGACATCGTGGTGGGGGTCCTGCACCAACTGAAGAGCCAACTCTACTGA
- the TUBG1 gene encoding tubulin gamma-1 chain isoform X2 — translation MPREIITLQLGQCGNQIGFEFWKQLCAEHGISPEGIVEEFATEGTDRKDVFFYQADDEHYIPRAVLLDLEPRVIHSILNSPYANLYNPENIYLSEHGGGAGNNWASGFSQGEKIHEDIFDIIDREADGSDSLEGFVLCHSIAGGTGSGLGSYLLERLNDRYPKKLVETYSVFPNQDEMSDVVVQPYNSLLTLKRLTQNADCVVVLDNTALNRIATDRLHIQNPSFSQINQLVSTIMSASTTTLRYPGYMNNDLIGLIASLIPTPRLHFLMTGYTPLTTDQSVASVRKTTVLDVMRRLLQPKNVMVSTGRDRQTNHCYIAILNIIQGEVDPTQVHKSLQRIRERKLANFIPWGPASIQVALSRKSPYLPSAHRVSGLMMANHTNISSLFERTCRQYDKLRKREAFLEQFRKEDIFKDNFDELDNSREIVQQLIDEYHAATRPDYISWGTQEQ, via the exons ATGCCGCGGGAGATCATcaccctgcagctgggccagTGCGGCAACCAGA TCGGGTTCGAGTTCTGGAAGCAGCTCTGCGCCGAGCACGGCATCAGCCCCGAGGGCATCGTGGAGGAGTTCGCCACCGAGGGCACCGACCGCAAGGACGTCTTCTTCTACCAG GCAGACGATGAGCACTACATCCCGCGAGCCGTGCTGCTGGACCTGGAGCCCCGAGTTATCCACTCGATCCTGAACTCCCCGTACGCCAACCTCTACAACCCGGAAAACATCTACCTGTCTGAGCACGGAGGGGGAGCTGGGAACAACTGGGCCAGTGGCTTCTCACAG GGAGAAAAAATCCACGAAGATATTTTTGACATAATAGACAGAGAGGCTGATGGGAGCGACAGTTTGGAA GGGTTTGTGCTTTGCCACTCCATTGCTGGTGGGACGGGCTCAGGGCTGGGCTCCTACCTCCTGGAGAGGCTGAATGACAG GTATCCCAAGAAGCTGGTGGAGACCTACTCGGTTTTCCCCAACCAGGATGAGATGAGCGATGTGGTCGTCCAGCCCTACAACTCTCTGCTGACGCTGAAGAGGCTGACTCAGAACGCTGACTGCGTG GTGGTTCTGGACAACACGGCCTTGAATCGAATCGCGACGGACCGGCTGCACATTCAGAACCCGTCGTTCTCTCAGATCAACCAGCTG GTCTCCACCATCATGTCCGCCAGCACCACCACGCTCAGGTACCCCGGGTACATGAACAACGACCTCATCGGGCTGATCGCCTCGCTGATCCCCACCCCGCGGCTGCACTTCCTCATGACGGGCTACACGCCGCTCACCACCGACCAGTCG GTGGCCAGCGTGCGGAAAACCACAGTCCTGGACGTGATGAGGAGATTGCTGCAGCCTAAAAACGTGATGGTGTCCACAGGGCGAGACAGGCAGACCAACCACTGCTACATCGCCATCCTCAACATCATCCAGGGGGAGGTGGACCCCACACAG GTTCACAAGAGCCTGCAGCGGATCCGGGAGCGGAAGCTGGCCAACTTCATCCCCTGGGGCCCTGCCAGCATCCAGGTGGCTTTGTCCCGCAAGTCCCCGTACCTGCCATCCGCGCACCGCGTCAGCGGCCTCATGATGGCAAACCACACCAACATCTCCTCG ctgttcGAGCGGACGTGCCGGCAGTATGACAAGCTGCGCAAGCGGGAGGCCTTCCTGGAGCAGTTCCGCAAGGAGGACATCTTCAAGGACAACTTCGATGAGCTGGACAACTCCCGGGAGATCGTGCAGCAGCTGATCGATGAGTACCACGCGGCCACACGCCCTGACTACATCTCCTGGGGCACGCAGGAGCAgtga
- the PSMC3IP gene encoding homologous-pairing protein 2 homolog isoform X2: protein MVAAPSHPPPAPSALRPSLRPAGPAGTGERAEPAPPPAPASRPSAPPPPATRRPRPLPPSDWLGRRRAGSAPSPVAGSGAGRAPAEDEQRPRGPRGGRRRRRCPVAVPAGAEPALQRPGRLREPAAGARAGQGGRGEGAGAAGAAGPRPREGLREAEDLLCRPELKDLSSSMTTPEMARELEELRKDCATYTEKLERMKSATNHVTPEEKEKVCSEQKLYCKEWRRRKRMLGEQPPFKRSFLPLLWG from the exons aTGGTGGcggctccttcccaccccccccccgcgcccagCGCTCTCCGGCCGTCGCTTCGCCCCGCGGGCCCGGCCGGCACCGGGGAACGGGCGGAACCAGCCCCGCCTCCGGCTCCCGCGTCCCGCCCCTcggcgccgcctccccccgctACTCGGAGGCCGCGTCCCTTACCTCCCTCTGATTGGCTGGGGCGGCGGCGTGCCGGAAGTGCGCCATCGCCGGTGGCCGGAAGCGGAGCGGGGCGAGCGCCGGCCGAGGATGAGCAAAGGCCGCGagggccccgcggcgggcg GAGGCGCCGCCGCTGTCCTGTTGCGGTACCTGCGGGAGCAGAACCGGCCCTACAGCGCCCAGGACGCCTTCGGGAACCTGCAGCGGGAGCACGGGCTGGGCAAGgcg GCCGTGGTGAAGGCGCTGGAGCAGCTGGCGCAGCAGGGCCGCGTCCGCGAGAAGGCCTACGGGAAGCAGAAGATCTACTTTGCCGACCAG AGCTGAAGGACCTGAGCAGCTCCATGACAACCCCCGAGATGGCCAGAGAGCTTGAGGAGTTGAGGAAGGACTGTGCCACTTACACAGAGAAACTGGAGAGGATGAAGTCTGCCACCAACCACGTCACTCcggaagaaaaagagaag GTCTGCAGCGAGCAGAAGCTGTACTGCAAGGAGTGGCGGAGGAGGAAGCGAATG CTTGGGGAGCAGCCCCCGTTCAAGCGGAGCTTCCTCCCGCTGCTGTGGGGCTGA
- the PSMC3IP gene encoding homologous-pairing protein 2 homolog isoform X1 encodes MVAAPSHPPPAPSALRPSLRPAGPAGTGERAEPAPPPAPASRPSAPPPPATRRPRPLPPSDWLGRRRAGSAPSPVAGSGAGRAPAEDEQRPRGPRGGRRRRRCPVAVPAGAEPALQRPGRLREPAAGARAGQGGRGEGAGAAGAAGPRPREGLREAEDLLCRPELKDLSSSMTTPEMARELEELRKDCATYTEKLERMKSATNHVTPEEKEKVCSEQKLYCKEWRRRKRMATELLEAILEGYPKSKKQFFEEVGIETDEDHNATLPAAV; translated from the exons aTGGTGGcggctccttcccaccccccccccgcgcccagCGCTCTCCGGCCGTCGCTTCGCCCCGCGGGCCCGGCCGGCACCGGGGAACGGGCGGAACCAGCCCCGCCTCCGGCTCCCGCGTCCCGCCCCTcggcgccgcctccccccgctACTCGGAGGCCGCGTCCCTTACCTCCCTCTGATTGGCTGGGGCGGCGGCGTGCCGGAAGTGCGCCATCGCCGGTGGCCGGAAGCGGAGCGGGGCGAGCGCCGGCCGAGGATGAGCAAAGGCCGCGagggccccgcggcgggcg GAGGCGCCGCCGCTGTCCTGTTGCGGTACCTGCGGGAGCAGAACCGGCCCTACAGCGCCCAGGACGCCTTCGGGAACCTGCAGCGGGAGCACGGGCTGGGCAAGgcg GCCGTGGTGAAGGCGCTGGAGCAGCTGGCGCAGCAGGGCCGCGTCCGCGAGAAGGCCTACGGGAAGCAGAAGATCTACTTTGCCGACCAG AGCTGAAGGACCTGAGCAGCTCCATGACAACCCCCGAGATGGCCAGAGAGCTTGAGGAGTTGAGGAAGGACTGTGCCACTTACACAGAGAAACTGGAGAGGATGAAGTCTGCCACCAACCACGTCACTCcggaagaaaaagagaag GTCTGCAGCGAGCAGAAGCTGTACTGCAAGGAGTGGCGGAGGAGGAAGCGAATG GCGACCGAGCTGCTGGAGGCCATCCTGGAGGGGTACCCCAAGAGCAAGAAGCAATTCTTC gaggaggtggggatcGAGACGGACGAGGACCACAACGCCACGCTGCCGGCGGCTGTCTGA
- the PSMC3IP gene encoding homologous-pairing protein 2 homolog isoform X3, producing MSKGREGPAAGGGAAAVLLRYLREQNRPYSAQDAFGNLQREHGLGKAAVVKALEQLAQQGRVREKAYGKQKIYFADQEQLPAASDAELRGLDGEIAALAAKVQALQQSCRQMEAELKDLSSSMTTPEMARELEELRKDCATYTEKLERMKSATNHVTPEEKEKVCSEQKLYCKEWRRRKRMATELLEAILEGYPKSKKQFFEEVGIETDEDHNATLPAAV from the exons ATGAGCAAAGGCCGCGagggccccgcggcgggcg GAGGCGCCGCCGCTGTCCTGTTGCGGTACCTGCGGGAGCAGAACCGGCCCTACAGCGCCCAGGACGCCTTCGGGAACCTGCAGCGGGAGCACGGGCTGGGCAAGgcg GCCGTGGTGAAGGCGCTGGAGCAGCTGGCGCAGCAGGGCCGCGTCCGCGAGAAGGCCTACGGGAAGCAGAAGATCTACTTTGCCGACCAG gagcagctcccgGCCGCCAGTGATGCGGAGCTCCGCGGCCTGGACGGGGAGATCGCTGCCCTCGCCGCCAAGGTGCAGGCGCTGCAGCAGAGCTGCCGGCAGATGGAGGCGG AGCTGAAGGACCTGAGCAGCTCCATGACAACCCCCGAGATGGCCAGAGAGCTTGAGGAGTTGAGGAAGGACTGTGCCACTTACACAGAGAAACTGGAGAGGATGAAGTCTGCCACCAACCACGTCACTCcggaagaaaaagagaag GTCTGCAGCGAGCAGAAGCTGTACTGCAAGGAGTGGCGGAGGAGGAAGCGAATG GCGACCGAGCTGCTGGAGGCCATCCTGGAGGGGTACCCCAAGAGCAAGAAGCAATTCTTC gaggaggtggggatcGAGACGGACGAGGACCACAACGCCACGCTGCCGGCGGCTGTCTGA
- the TUBG1 gene encoding tubulin gamma-1 chain isoform X1, with product MPREIITLQLGQCGNQIGFEFWKQLCAEHGISPEGIVEEFATEGTDRKDVFFYQADDEHYIPRAVLLDLEPRVIHSILNSPYANLYNPENIYLSEHGGGAGNNWASGFSQGEKIHEDIFDIIDREADGSDSLEGFVLCHSIAGGTGSGLGSYLLERLNDRYPKKLVETYSVFPNQDEMSDVVVQPYNSLLTLKRLTQNADCVVVLDNTALNRIATDRLHIQNPSFSQINQLVSTIMSASTTTLRYPGYMNNDLIGLIASLIPTPRLHFLMTGYTPLTTDQSDVTQRSKSEKLLALKRVASVRKTTVLDVMRRLLQPKNVMVSTGRDRQTNHCYIAILNIIQGEVDPTQVHKSLQRIRERKLANFIPWGPASIQVALSRKSPYLPSAHRVSGLMMANHTNISSLFERTCRQYDKLRKREAFLEQFRKEDIFKDNFDELDNSREIVQQLIDEYHAATRPDYISWGTQEQ from the exons ATGCCGCGGGAGATCATcaccctgcagctgggccagTGCGGCAACCAGA TCGGGTTCGAGTTCTGGAAGCAGCTCTGCGCCGAGCACGGCATCAGCCCCGAGGGCATCGTGGAGGAGTTCGCCACCGAGGGCACCGACCGCAAGGACGTCTTCTTCTACCAG GCAGACGATGAGCACTACATCCCGCGAGCCGTGCTGCTGGACCTGGAGCCCCGAGTTATCCACTCGATCCTGAACTCCCCGTACGCCAACCTCTACAACCCGGAAAACATCTACCTGTCTGAGCACGGAGGGGGAGCTGGGAACAACTGGGCCAGTGGCTTCTCACAG GGAGAAAAAATCCACGAAGATATTTTTGACATAATAGACAGAGAGGCTGATGGGAGCGACAGTTTGGAA GGGTTTGTGCTTTGCCACTCCATTGCTGGTGGGACGGGCTCAGGGCTGGGCTCCTACCTCCTGGAGAGGCTGAATGACAG GTATCCCAAGAAGCTGGTGGAGACCTACTCGGTTTTCCCCAACCAGGATGAGATGAGCGATGTGGTCGTCCAGCCCTACAACTCTCTGCTGACGCTGAAGAGGCTGACTCAGAACGCTGACTGCGTG GTGGTTCTGGACAACACGGCCTTGAATCGAATCGCGACGGACCGGCTGCACATTCAGAACCCGTCGTTCTCTCAGATCAACCAGCTG GTCTCCACCATCATGTCCGCCAGCACCACCACGCTCAGGTACCCCGGGTACATGAACAACGACCTCATCGGGCTGATCGCCTCGCTGATCCCCACCCCGCGGCTGCACTTCCTCATGACGGGCTACACGCCGCTCACCACCGACCAGTCG GATGTTACTCAGAGAAGCAAATCTGAAAAACTGCTGGCTCTGAAAAGG GTGGCCAGCGTGCGGAAAACCACAGTCCTGGACGTGATGAGGAGATTGCTGCAGCCTAAAAACGTGATGGTGTCCACAGGGCGAGACAGGCAGACCAACCACTGCTACATCGCCATCCTCAACATCATCCAGGGGGAGGTGGACCCCACACAG GTTCACAAGAGCCTGCAGCGGATCCGGGAGCGGAAGCTGGCCAACTTCATCCCCTGGGGCCCTGCCAGCATCCAGGTGGCTTTGTCCCGCAAGTCCCCGTACCTGCCATCCGCGCACCGCGTCAGCGGCCTCATGATGGCAAACCACACCAACATCTCCTCG ctgttcGAGCGGACGTGCCGGCAGTATGACAAGCTGCGCAAGCGGGAGGCCTTCCTGGAGCAGTTCCGCAAGGAGGACATCTTCAAGGACAACTTCGATGAGCTGGACAACTCCCGGGAGATCGTGCAGCAGCTGATCGATGAGTACCACGCGGCCACACGCCCTGACTACATCTCCTGGGGCACGCAGGAGCAgtga